The following nucleotide sequence is from Pseudarthrobacter psychrotolerans.
AAATCCTGGGGAGCGTCCCCGGAAGGGGATGGGCTTTGGCGGCGGGCCATGTGGCTGGTGGATCCTTCTGCGTGACTGGTGATGCTGTGGTCTGGGTACAGGTGTGGCGGATGATCTCCGGGCACACGGCCTGCGCCGTCAGTTTGTGGTTAGGCTAAGCCTATGGTGGATCAGCCCGGGGACGGCGAATATCCGGAACATTGGGAAGCCGATGTCGTGCTGCGTGATGGTGGAACCGCCCATCTGAGGCCCATCCACCCCAGCGATGCGGACGCCGTCCAGGCTTTCCATGCCGGGCAGTCGCAGAACTCAATCTACATGCGCTTCTTCGCGTTCAAAGCCCGGCTGTCCAGCAAGGAGCTCAAGCGCTTCACCGAAGTGGACTACAAGGACCGGGTTGCCTTGGTGATCACGTTTGGTGGCGAAATCCTGGGGATCGGCCGCTACGACAGGCTTGATGATCCACTCGAAGCCGAAGTTGCGTTCAACATCGCCGACGCCCACCAGGGCCGGGGCATCGGCTCGATCCTGCTCGAACACCTTGCCGCCGCGGCGCACGAAAATGGGATCCGCCGTTTCAGTGCCGAGGTGCTGCCGGAAAACCGCAAAATGCTGATGGTGTTCGCGGATGCCGGCTACGACGTCAAACGCCATTTCGACGACGGAGTGGTCAGCCTGGAGTTCAACATCGACCCCACCGAAAAGTCACGGGCGGTGATGGAATCACGCGAGCACCGCGCCGAGGCGAGAAGCGTCCGGGACCTGCTGGCGCCGTCGTCCGTTGCCGTCATCGGGGCGAGCCGCAAATGGGGGACCGTGGGGTACCAGCTGCTGGAACACATCATCGAAGGCGGTTTCTCCGGGCAGGTCTACGCCATCAACCCGGAAGCGCTGGAGCTCGCCGGAATGTTGTCCTTCGGCAGGATTTCCGAGGTTCCGGAGCCGGTGGGCCTCGCCGTGATCGCTGTTCCGTATGAGGAAGTGGCCACGGTGGTTGACCAGTGCGCCGCGGCCGGGGTCAAGGGGCTGGTGATCGCCTCCGCGGGCTTCGCGGACGACGGCGAACGCGGCCTCGCCCGCCAGCGCAACCTCGTCCGCAAGGCCAGGGCCAACGGCATGCGGGTGATCGGGCCCGCATCCCTGGGGATCGTGAACACCCATCCCGATGTGAGCCTGAACGCCTCCATGGCGCCAACCCTGCCGCGGCGCGGGGGCCTGGGCCTGTTCAGCCAGTCGGCGGCGATCGGCGTTTCCCTCTACGCGGCGTCACACCGCCGCAGGCTGGGTCTTTCCACGTTCCTGTCAGCGGGCAACCGCGCGGACGTCTCCGGCAACGACATGATGCAGTTCTGGGAGGACGACGCCGACACCACCGCGGTGGGCCTCTACCTGGAATCGATCGGGAACCCCCGCAAATTCTCGCGGATCGCCCGGCGGCTCGCCCGCACCAAGCCCGTGGTGGTGGCCAAATCGGAAACAATGGGCCTGCGGCTGCCGCCTGGCCACGCCGTCCGGACCACCCAGGCGCCCGCCGGCGCGCTGGACGCCATGATGCGCCAGGCCGGCGTCATCCGGGTCGAGACCATCGAACAGCTGATGGACATCACGCAGATAGTGTCCGGCCAGCCGCTCCCGGCGGGGCCCGGACTGGCCATTTTCAGCAATTCCCTCGCGCTGGGCAAAGTGGTGGCCGACAGCGCCGAGGCGCACGGCCTGACCGTGGACGGCATCATCACCGACCTGGATCTCGACGCCGGCATGTCCCTGGCACTGCCGGCCCTCCGCCGCAGCCTCGAGGACACCCTCGCGTCCGATGCCGTCCACGCCGTAGTGGCCGCACTGCTCCCGGCGCGCGGCCTGACCGTTGACCATATTGCCGAGGTCCTGGCCGAATGCTCGGCCGCCGCCGGGAAACCGGTAGTCGCCGCCTTCACCGGCATCCTTGACCCCTCCATCTATGTGGAGGGCATGGTGGGAGGTGAGGGACGGACAGTGCCGTGCTTCTCCAACGCCGGAGCGGCTGTGGCGGCGCTCGCCGCCGTGGTGCGGTATGCGGAATGGGTGGCGCGGGACCCCGGCCATTTTGTCCAACCCGATGGCTGCGATCCGGAAAGCGCACGGATCCTGCTGGATCAGCTTTTGCCCGGTGTCCACGGGGAGCAGCTCAAGACCCTGGACCCGGCGTCCGCGGCAGCGCTGCTGTCGCACTACGGTATTGCGGTGCTGCCGTCCGCCGGATTCGACTCAGAAGACGAGGCCGTTGCCGCCGCCGGCAGGCTGGGCTGGCCCGTCGCGCTGAAAACCACGGACCCGGCACTTCGCCACCGCCTGGACCTGGGCGGAGTCCGCCTCGACATCGAAGATCCGGATTCCCTCCGCCGCAACATCGCGCAGATGCGGCGCTCGCTGGCACCCTACGGTTCGTCGGCACTGGAGGTGCAGTCCATGGCCCCCGTGGGGCAGGCATGCACGTTCCGGGCCATTGAGGATCCGCTGCTGGGGCCGGTCATCTCCTTCGGGCTGGCCGGGGACGCGGTCAACCTGCTGGATGACTGGGCGCACCGCGTGCCTCCGCTGTCCGCAGCCGACGTGAAGGACTTCATCCGTGGGCCCCGGGCAGCCCGCAAACTCTTCGGCTACCAGGGCCTTCCCGCCGTGGATCTTGACGCTTTGGAGGAAGTCGCCGGGCGGCTGGCCTGGATGAAGGACAACCATCCGGAAATAGCCCTGGTGGAATTCAACCCGGTCCTCTGCGGGGCCCGGGGGGTGTCGATCCTGGCCGCGGATATCCGGATCGGCAACCCAGCCCAGCGCACCGACAGTGCCCGCCGGGCCATGCTGGGCTGACCGCGGTTAGCATGTCCCCGGCCGATCTGTGAAAATGGGGGAATGAGCTCACAGCCTTCCCCGTCGACGCCTTCCACTTCCGGCAGTGACAACCAGGCAACCCGCCCCCACAGCTCACACAGCCACACGCCCCAGGGCCAGAGCCTGGACGGTGCGCTCCAGAAGGCCGGTTTCTACCCGCGGCTGGTGTCCGACGTCGTTGACGACGCCCTGGACGGCCGCGAATGCGTGGCCCACCTGGTGCACCTGGAGACGCACTTTGACCGGGCCGAAGTCCGGCGCCACATCACCGTGCTGGTCCTGACCGCCGACATGCTGGTGATCACCCACGTGGACGACCAGCAGCTCGATGAAGCCGGCGAACAGATCGTGGCCCAGATCTCCACCGAATCAGTGCCGGTCGCGCAGATCCGCTCAGTGGTCCTGAGTTACATGTACTCCCAGCCGCAGGACTACAAGCCCTCGGATCCGGTCCGGGAAGTCACCCTCGCGATTGCCTGGTCCGGCGGCCAGCGGCTGGATATGGGGCCCGCGAGCTGCGGAGACCCGCAATGCGAAGCAGACCACGGCTACAGCGGCACCATTGCCCAGGAGGACATCGTCCTGCGGATCAGCGCTGAAGCCGACGGCCCCCAGGCCGTCCAGGACGCCAAACTCTTCGCCCGCGCCCTGCGGGCCGTGAACACCGGCTCCACGGCCCCGGCGCCGCACACCGGCCAGGCGCTCCAGCCCCGGCCCCGGACCGGTGTGTTCGGAAACAGGCTCAACCGCGGGCACCAGCAGCGCTGATGCCGGACCAAAGCAAAGCAACAGTCTCCTCAGACTCTGCCGCACACATTTTCCAAGTGGCCGACCAGCAGCTGATCATGCCGTCCGCGCCTGCCTTTGGCCGGCGGTCCATCGCGGATGTCCTCACCAGCGCGGCGGCCAGCCTGGGGGTGGAGGGTTTCACAAACTCCCTCGGCCTTCCGCCGGCGTCGCGCGTCTGCGTGGTCCTGGCCGACGGCCTGGGCCGGAACCTGCTGAAACAGAAGTCTGCCCATACGCCCTTCCTGCGCTCCGTTATGCAGTCCGGCCAGGGGGAAGTTCCCGTCTGGCTGGACTCCACATTCCCCTCAACCACGGCCGCTGCCCTGGCCAGCTTCGGCACCGGCCTCCCGCCCGGCCAGCACGGAATGGTGGGTTACGACGTCCTGGACCCGGACCAGGACAAAGTAGTCAACATGCTCGGCAACTGGGATGCCAAGGTTGACCCCGCCGAGTGGCAGCCGTTCCCTACCGTCTTCGAACGTGCCGCTGAATCAGTTAATGTGACCACCGTCAGCCTGCCGCAGTTCGGCAACTCGCCCATGACCCAGGCGGCCCTCCGCGGCGGGAATTTTGTCTCAGCCGTGACGGCCCACGCCCGCACAGCTGCCGCTGCCGAAGCCATGGACACCGCCGGAAAGTCCCTGATGTACTTCTACGTCAACGAACTTGATAAGGCCGGCCACCGGCACGGGTGCCAGTCCGAACAGTGGGAACACCAGCTCGAAGAGCTCGACGCAACGGTCAAACGGCTCCACGCGTCGCTCCCGGCCGGGACCACCGTACTCCTCACCGCGGACCACGGGATGCTGGACGTCCCGGAACAGCAGCGGATCGACTTCGCCGCGGACGCGTCGCTTGTTGACGGTGTGCGGCATACGGCAGGGGAACCCCGGATGGTCCACCTGTACCTTGAGGATCCGGCAGACGACTCGGGCCGGGAGCGCTTGCTGGGCGCGTGGCGTGCCCGTTTCGGCGACAGGATCTGGGCCTTTACCCGGGGGGATGCCATCGCCGCCGGACTGTTCGGGACGCTGCGTCCCGCCGTCGGGCCCCGCATTGGCGACATCATGATTGCCGCGCGGGACGCGCTGGCCCTCTACGACACACGCCGCGGGCGGCCCGCCGCCATGGAGGTGGTAGGCCAGCACGGTTCGCTGACCAAAGCGGAACGTGAAGTACCGCTGCTGTGCTTCACGGCCGAGGGCAGGCCACGGCGCCCCTGAGGCGTCAGTCCCGCTTGGTCCCGAAGACGATCTCGTCCCAGCTGGGAACCGTTGACCGCTTCGGTTTCGCGGGCTGCCGCTCGGGCTGGTCCGCGTCATGGTCGTGATGCTGGCCGGATCCTGCCTCATCGGTGCCGACCGTGTAGGCTGCCCGGCGCGGGCTTCCGCCGCCCAGCAGTTCGTCCAGGCCCACGTTCGGCGCGGGGCGTCCCGGCCCTGACTCGCCTGGGGCACCCTGTCCTGCGGGACGAAGCTGGGACGCCGCGATGGTGATTTCCCTGGTATCGGTGCTGACGCCGTCGTGCAGTTTCAGGACGTCATCATCGTCAGAGTCCCGGTGCGGCGGGATGAGGCTCAGCCGGGACAACATGGACGGCCGGGCGTCACGCTTGCGGGTGAGGGCATCCGGAGTGGCGGCAGGTGCGGCGTCGTCCGGCGCGGTGGACTCGGCGGGAGCTGCCCCGCGGATTTCCGGCTCGCGGTACTGCTGTTCCTTGGATTCCGGTTCAGGGACAACCTCAGAAGGACGTGGATGGGCTGCGGGCACGCCGTGGGTCAGCAGCAGAGCCAAGGCGTCGTCCGCGTCCTCGTCGACGCCCAGGCGCTGTCCGCGGCGTGAACGGAGCATATCCAGGAGACCGTCGGATTCCCTGGCCTGCGGGACAGCCTGCGGACCGGTCGAATTGCGGGCGGCCGCTTCGGCGTCGGTTTCAAAGTCAAACGGCCGGTCAGAGACGGCCGTGAGGCGGCGGGCCGGGACGGGACCGTCCAGCGGCTCCAGCTCACTGAGCTGCTGGGCCCAGCGGTTGGTGTTCTGCAGTGACTTGCGGGCCGGACTGAAGGTCCACTGCGCAGGTGGCTCCTCGCCGATGCCTGAGGCGCCTGCCTTTTTGGTTTGAAAACGGGCCACCACGGTCCAGTTGCCGTCCTGACGCCGCCATGAATCCCATTCCACGGTGGAAGGTTCAATCCCGTGGGCTGAGAGCCGATGGTTGACCATGTCGTTAAGGGACGCCGGGTTGTCGCCAAAAACGGAGCGGTAGGTGTCGTGGCCGGGGGAGGGCGAAGCCACTTCCACCTTCCGCGCCTGTTGCGCTACATAGTCCCGTTCGGCAAGGACAGGGCCTTCGTACCGCTCGACTTTTGCAAGGGGAAGCCCGGAAAGATCAGCCACCTCCGCTGCGGTGGCGCCGCTGCGGATCCGTGACTGGATGTCCCGCGGAGACATGGCAATGGGCGCAGCCGCGGAAGCGGTCCTCGCCGAAGACCGGCTGGCCGTCCGCAGTGCTTCATCGATCGGCAGCTGGAACATCTCGCCGCCGGCACCGCTCAACAGGAGATGCTCCCCGTCGTCGTGTACGCCTACAAGCCGTAGATCCTGCATACAAATCCTCCACCCTGGCATTACTATCAATCGAAACTCTGCCACCCACCGGCACCCTTTTGGGTTAGGAGCGAGGGCGCGCCGCGATATTCCGGCACTTTCGGGCGCCATTGCGGCCAGCAGCAGGGGTTTCAGCGGTGCAGGCGGAACGGACCGGGGCAGAAGTCGGTATTTTGCGGCCGCTACCCGGAAAGATATGCCCCGCCGGGGCACAAAAAGGAGGCCTCCGGCGTTATCGAGGGTGTCACCCGCTGACCGGAAAGGAATGGAGCCAAGCCGAGATGGCCACCGACTACGATGCGCCGCGAAAATCCGAAGAAGACCTCACCGAGGATTCACTCGAGGATCTGAAAACCCGGCGATCAGATAACCCGACGGCCGCGGTTGATGCGGACGAAAGTGACCTCGCCGCAGGCTACGAGCTTCCCGGGGCGGACTTGTCCGGGGAGGAGCTGCTGGTTCTGGTGGTGCCTCCACAGGCGGACGAGTTCACGTGTTCCTCGTGCTTCCTGGTCCGGCACCGTTCCCAGATTGCGCGGGAGAAAGACGGCCGCTTCTATTGCAAGGAGTGCAGGGCTGATCCGGGGTGCCTATTTCCGCGAAAGCGCGGCAGTGAGTTCCTCGGGCCGCCGGGAGGACGTCAGCCAATACGGGGTCCGGTCGGACGGGTCGGTGATTTCGATCCGCACCACCGGGTCGATCCAGCCACGGATGCACAGGTAGGCGAGGCCGTTGAGCCGGGTACCCCGCTGGGCCGTGGCATCCTTGCCCTGGAACGCCGCCACGTCGCCGACGAAGCGGCGCTCGATGGTGGCGCGGCCTACGGTCAAAGCGTCACCGGTGACCATGGTGGTTGGTGTGGACACGACCAGCAGGACAGCAATGATCGTGAACAGGACGGCCGCGGCCGTGTAACCCGCCGCCATACTGATCGGGGCGAAAACGAGGATCCCGGCGCCGGAGATCCCCGCCGCGATGACCCAGATCCAGACGTTCGGCCACAGCCTTTCCCGGAATACTGCCGGGCTGCCGGCAGAGGGGGCATCAGGGACGGGTGCAGTGGAGCTGGATTCGGGCATGCCACCACCTTTCCACTTTTGGCTGGCTATTTCATCTTGGGTTCATCCGGCCTCGGCCTGCGGCATCCCGTTGAATCTAGGACGGAACTGCGGCTGGGCGTTAGAGTGAGTGACTGTGACTGACGAACTTGCCACTGTTAATACCGTTCCTGACAATGAGCTGGCCGGCGCTGCTCCCGATACCGCCGCAGCCTACGGTGCACCGACGCTGCAGGTGCAGCTGAAAATGCTCGACGCCGGGCTGGAGGCACCGTCCTATGCCCACCCCGGCGATGCAGGGGCTGACCTGCGGTCCCGGGAAGATGTGGTCCTGGCGCCGGGGGAGCGGAAGCTGGTGGCAACGGGTGTTTCCATCGCACTGCCGGACGGCTTTGTTGCCCTGATCCACCCGCGCTCCGGCCTGGCCACGAAGCACGGGCTGACGATCGTCAATGCGCCCGGCACCGTGGATGCCGGCTATCGCGGGGAAATTTCCGTGACCCTCCTCAACACCGATTCCAGGAACACCATCGAGCTGCGGCGCGGCGATAGAATTGCACAGATGGTGATCCAGCGGGTGGAATATGCGCAGTTTGTCCCCGTCAACGAATTGAGCGAATCGGTGCGGGGAGCCGGCGGATTCGGATCCACCGGCGGCTTCACCCCGCCAAACGCCTGACACCCGCCGGCGACGGCAACCAGCGTTGGTTGCCCACGGCAGCTAAGACTTCCGACGGGACCCCCGGGCCGGCGAGTCACTTTCACAACTAAGGAGACAACCCCCATGGTTTTTGGGCTCGGCAGGAAATCCAAGAAGGACCAATCGGCCGACCCGGACGAACCCCTGGCCTCAGCGGAATCGGCGGATTCCGCTGACACGGCCGCGACGGACGCCGGGCTTCGGGCCGCAGGCCCCTTTGACGTTTCCGAGGTCTCCAGCCGCGACGGCTACGTTGACCTCGGTGCACTGCTGATCGCCCCGAGCGAAGGGCTCCAGCTCCGGCTCGAAGTTGAGGAAGCCACCCAGCGCGTGGTCGCCGTGACCATGGACCTGAACGGGTCCAGCCTTCAGCTGCAGGCGTTCGCTGCTCCCAAAACCGAGGGACTGTGGGACGAGATCCGCGAACAGATCGGCCAGTCCGTGGGAAGCCAGGGCGGACAGGTTGAAGAGGTCCAGGGTGGCTTCGGAACCGAACTGATCGCGAAACTGCCCGCCGGTGCGCAGGACGGCAGCCAGGGCTACCGGGTGGCGCGCTTCATCGGCGTCGACGGTCCCCGATGGTTCCTGCGTGGCGTCCTGGGCGGCGCCGCAGCGATGGAGCGCGAGGCAGCGGCACCGCTTGAGTCATTGTTCCGCAGGATTGTTGTCATCCGCGGCGACAGCCCCATGCCGCCCCGGGACCTTCTTCAACTGCGGCTGCCCAAGGATGCCAGCGCCACCCCGCCGCTGGCCGCAGCCGAATTCAATGCCCCGAATTCAAAGGCCCCGAACGCGGTCCGGAAACCACACAGATTGGCTGATTCCCGCCAAGATCCCCCGGACTCCTCCCCGGACGCGGGGATGCCGGTCAGCCGGCTGCCGGAACGGGGCAGGGTGGTGTGTCACGGGCACATCGAATCGGTCACCTACATGCCCGCAGACCAGAACGCGGCCTTCACCGCCATTGTCTCGGACCCGGACATTCGCCAGTCCGGCGCCAAGCGGGCCCAGGGAAAGGGCGGCCGCCTCCGCGTGGTCTGGCTGGGACGGCGACGGGTGCCGGGCATCGCTGCCGGGACCGAAGTCCGGCTCGAGGGCATGCTGTCCCAAAGCCACGGCCTGCCCACCATGTTTAATCCCCGCTATGAAATACTTTCCCGCCAGGAGAACGAATGACCTCGCCCCAGCAGCCTGAGCCGTCCAAGCCTGAGCCGTCCGAGCCCGAGCCGTCCGCCGTGAAGGGTCTTGCTGAGGGCTATGCAGCCAAAGCGGGCCTGCACCGCACCCAGGACGGCCGGATCGATGTCCTCAAGAGCGCCGGCGGGATTCAGGGCATCGCCGAGAGCATTGTGCCCG
It contains:
- a CDS encoding bifunctional GNAT family N-acetyltransferase/acetate--CoA ligase family protein; its protein translation is MVDQPGDGEYPEHWEADVVLRDGGTAHLRPIHPSDADAVQAFHAGQSQNSIYMRFFAFKARLSSKELKRFTEVDYKDRVALVITFGGEILGIGRYDRLDDPLEAEVAFNIADAHQGRGIGSILLEHLAAAAHENGIRRFSAEVLPENRKMLMVFADAGYDVKRHFDDGVVSLEFNIDPTEKSRAVMESREHRAEARSVRDLLAPSSVAVIGASRKWGTVGYQLLEHIIEGGFSGQVYAINPEALELAGMLSFGRISEVPEPVGLAVIAVPYEEVATVVDQCAAAGVKGLVIASAGFADDGERGLARQRNLVRKARANGMRVIGPASLGIVNTHPDVSLNASMAPTLPRRGGLGLFSQSAAIGVSLYAASHRRRLGLSTFLSAGNRADVSGNDMMQFWEDDADTTAVGLYLESIGNPRKFSRIARRLARTKPVVVAKSETMGLRLPPGHAVRTTQAPAGALDAMMRQAGVIRVETIEQLMDITQIVSGQPLPAGPGLAIFSNSLALGKVVADSAEAHGLTVDGIITDLDLDAGMSLALPALRRSLEDTLASDAVHAVVAALLPARGLTVDHIAEVLAECSAAAGKPVVAAFTGILDPSIYVEGMVGGEGRTVPCFSNAGAAVAALAAVVRYAEWVARDPGHFVQPDGCDPESARILLDQLLPGVHGEQLKTLDPASAAALLSHYGIAVLPSAGFDSEDEAVAAAGRLGWPVALKTTDPALRHRLDLGGVRLDIEDPDSLRRNIAQMRRSLAPYGSSALEVQSMAPVGQACTFRAIEDPLLGPVISFGLAGDAVNLLDDWAHRVPPLSAADVKDFIRGPRAARKLFGYQGLPAVDLDALEEVAGRLAWMKDNHPEIALVEFNPVLCGARGVSILAADIRIGNPAQRTDSARRAMLG
- a CDS encoding DUF5998 family protein, translated to MSSQPSPSTPSTSGSDNQATRPHSSHSHTPQGQSLDGALQKAGFYPRLVSDVVDDALDGRECVAHLVHLETHFDRAEVRRHITVLVLTADMLVITHVDDQQLDEAGEQIVAQISTESVPVAQIRSVVLSYMYSQPQDYKPSDPVREVTLAIAWSGGQRLDMGPASCGDPQCEADHGYSGTIAQEDIVLRISAEADGPQAVQDAKLFARALRAVNTGSTAPAPHTGQALQPRPRTGVFGNRLNRGHQQR
- a CDS encoding nucleotide pyrophosphatase/phosphodiesterase family protein — translated: MPSAPAFGRRSIADVLTSAAASLGVEGFTNSLGLPPASRVCVVLADGLGRNLLKQKSAHTPFLRSVMQSGQGEVPVWLDSTFPSTTAAALASFGTGLPPGQHGMVGYDVLDPDQDKVVNMLGNWDAKVDPAEWQPFPTVFERAAESVNVTTVSLPQFGNSPMTQAALRGGNFVSAVTAHARTAAAAEAMDTAGKSLMYFYVNELDKAGHRHGCQSEQWEHQLEELDATVKRLHASLPAGTTVLLTADHGMLDVPEQQRIDFAADASLVDGVRHTAGEPRMVHLYLEDPADDSGRERLLGAWRARFGDRIWAFTRGDAIAAGLFGTLRPAVGPRIGDIMIAARDALALYDTRRGRPAAMEVVGQHGSLTKAEREVPLLCFTAEGRPRRP
- the sepH gene encoding septation protein SepH; translated protein: MQDLRLVGVHDDGEHLLLSGAGGEMFQLPIDEALRTASRSSARTASAAAPIAMSPRDIQSRIRSGATAAEVADLSGLPLAKVERYEGPVLAERDYVAQQARKVEVASPSPGHDTYRSVFGDNPASLNDMVNHRLSAHGIEPSTVEWDSWRRQDGNWTVVARFQTKKAGASGIGEEPPAQWTFSPARKSLQNTNRWAQQLSELEPLDGPVPARRLTAVSDRPFDFETDAEAAARNSTGPQAVPQARESDGLLDMLRSRRGQRLGVDEDADDALALLLTHGVPAAHPRPSEVVPEPESKEQQYREPEIRGAAPAESTAPDDAAPAATPDALTRKRDARPSMLSRLSLIPPHRDSDDDDVLKLHDGVSTDTREITIAASQLRPAGQGAPGESGPGRPAPNVGLDELLGGGSPRRAAYTVGTDEAGSGQHHDHDADQPERQPAKPKRSTVPSWDEIVFGTKRD
- a CDS encoding DUF3093 domain-containing protein translates to MPESSSTAPVPDAPSAGSPAVFRERLWPNVWIWVIAAGISGAGILVFAPISMAAGYTAAAVLFTIIAVLLVVSTPTTMVTGDALTVGRATIERRFVGDVAAFQGKDATAQRGTRLNGLAYLCIRGWIDPVVRIEITDPSDRTPYWLTSSRRPEELTAALSRK
- the dut gene encoding dUTP diphosphatase codes for the protein MTDELATVNTVPDNELAGAAPDTAAAYGAPTLQVQLKMLDAGLEAPSYAHPGDAGADLRSREDVVLAPGERKLVATGVSIALPDGFVALIHPRSGLATKHGLTIVNAPGTVDAGYRGEISVTLLNTDSRNTIELRRGDRIAQMVIQRVEYAQFVPVNELSESVRGAGGFGSTGGFTPPNA
- a CDS encoding OB-fold nucleic acid binding domain-containing protein; the encoded protein is MADSRQDPPDSSPDAGMPVSRLPERGRVVCHGHIESVTYMPADQNAAFTAIVSDPDIRQSGAKRAQGKGGRLRVVWLGRRRVPGIAAGTEVRLEGMLSQSHGLPTMFNPRYEILSRQENE